A DNA window from Actinokineospora baliensis contains the following coding sequences:
- a CDS encoding SEFIR domain-containing protein, producing the protein MAPAGGDAILVQVFVSYAHDSTEHEDDVRFLSRLLVAMGIDVVLDQWEHERHDWHTWATGAILTADRVIAVASPRYAAAADGTSQVDGRAVAETTILRDLLQEAPAEWTAKILPVVLPTHSRRDLPRFLLPALTGHFAITELSGPGIEDLVRVITGQPRLLKPALGEIPLLPPTPEPQLREEPRDLAAYVADVAPLGNALQAELTPETWEQGDLALLTKAGRRANAERIRRHHAAFDAGWSALAAVRLPTAEEDRRQVRRWQESYLRFTTAAGQLAAACEEWASKPTLLALADPFVVSHAATRVAKRLSEFKHQSELLEKAASG; encoded by the coding sequence GTGGCACCCGCTGGAGGGGACGCGATCTTGGTCCAGGTGTTCGTCAGCTACGCGCACGACTCGACCGAGCACGAGGACGACGTGCGCTTCCTCTCCCGCCTCCTGGTGGCGATGGGAATCGACGTGGTGCTCGACCAGTGGGAACACGAGCGCCACGACTGGCACACGTGGGCAACCGGGGCAATCCTCACGGCTGACCGGGTCATCGCGGTCGCGTCGCCCCGGTACGCGGCGGCGGCGGACGGGACGAGCCAGGTCGATGGGCGGGCAGTCGCCGAGACGACGATCCTGCGCGACCTGCTGCAAGAGGCCCCAGCGGAGTGGACAGCCAAGATCCTCCCCGTGGTGCTGCCCACCCACTCCCGCCGCGACCTGCCGCGGTTCCTGCTCCCGGCGCTGACCGGCCACTTCGCGATCACCGAGCTCAGCGGCCCCGGGATCGAGGACCTGGTCCGCGTGATCACCGGGCAGCCGCGCCTCCTCAAGCCCGCCCTCGGCGAGATCCCGCTGCTGCCACCGACCCCCGAACCGCAGCTGCGGGAGGAGCCCCGCGACCTAGCGGCCTACGTCGCCGACGTGGCCCCGCTCGGGAACGCGCTGCAGGCCGAACTCACCCCGGAAACCTGGGAGCAGGGCGACCTCGCGCTGCTGACGAAGGCGGGCCGCAGGGCCAACGCGGAGAGGATTCGCCGCCACCACGCGGCGTTCGACGCGGGGTGGTCCGCCCTGGCCGCGGTGCGGCTGCCGACCGCCGAAGAAGATCGCCGTCAGGTGCGCCGGTGGCAGGAGTCCTACCTGCGGTTCACGACCGCGGCGGGCCAGCTCGCGGCGGCGTGCGAGGAGTGGGCGAGCAAGCCCACCCTGCTGGCCCTGGCGGACCCGTTCGTCGTCAGCCACGCGGCGACCCGGGTGGCCAAGCGGCTCTCCGAGTTCAAGCACCAGAGCGAACTGCTCGAGAAGGCTGCGTCCGGGTAG
- a CDS encoding toll/interleukin-1 receptor domain-containing protein: MFVSYAHDSTEHEDDVRFLARLLVAMGIDVVLDQWEHERHDWSEWVMRAIYDADHVIVIASPRYVAAANGNGTYADRTVVHEAKALRDRLVSSWAEWTTKILPVVFPQYGPCDLPDFLTPSIADYYTLTELSSAGVEDLVRVITKQPKRVRPAVGGIPHLPPEPEADLDERRSEKQVHRGMEDYAADVSLVCLRIRSYMDEASRTTEGWGASARRLHQFHDVLKAGWHDLSAVPLPTGEDDRRSVRHWQEAYLRLVQLLDEASGRTTKIAKSPLLALLPGASLATGWSMMRANNAYSELSRRSTLLGIANPTT; the protein is encoded by the coding sequence GTGTTCGTCAGCTACGCGCACGACTCGACCGAGCACGAGGACGACGTGCGCTTCCTCGCCCGCCTCCTGGTGGCGATGGGAATCGACGTGGTGTTGGACCAGTGGGAGCACGAGCGCCACGACTGGTCAGAGTGGGTCATGCGGGCAATCTACGACGCGGATCACGTCATCGTGATCGCCTCGCCCCGCTATGTCGCTGCGGCCAACGGGAACGGCACCTACGCGGACCGCACAGTGGTGCACGAGGCGAAAGCACTGCGCGACCGGCTGGTCAGCTCCTGGGCGGAGTGGACAACCAAGATCCTCCCCGTCGTCTTCCCCCAGTACGGCCCATGCGATCTCCCCGACTTCCTGACCCCTTCGATCGCGGACTACTACACGCTCACCGAGCTCAGCAGTGCTGGGGTGGAAGACCTGGTTCGCGTGATCACCAAGCAGCCGAAGCGGGTCCGCCCCGCGGTAGGGGGGATTCCACACCTCCCGCCGGAGCCGGAGGCGGACCTCGACGAGCGACGCTCCGAGAAGCAGGTGCACCGGGGTATGGAAGATTACGCTGCGGACGTGTCGCTGGTGTGCCTGAGGATCCGCAGCTACATGGACGAGGCGAGCCGTACGACCGAGGGCTGGGGCGCGAGCGCCCGCAGACTCCACCAGTTCCACGATGTCCTCAAGGCGGGCTGGCACGACCTGAGCGCGGTGCCACTGCCCACCGGTGAGGACGACCGACGCAGTGTCCGCCACTGGCAGGAGGCTTACCTTCGCCTGGTACAACTGCTCGACGAGGCTTCAGGCAGGACCACGAAGATCGCGAAGAGCCCGCTCCTCGCCCTGCTGCCAGGCGCCTCGCTCGCCACCGGCTGGTCCATGATGCGCGCGAACAACGCCTACTCAGAGCTCAGCCGCCGCAGCACCCTGTTGGGCATCGCCAACCCGACGACCTGA
- a CDS encoding GNAT family N-acetyltransferase has product MDVDDGDAGLELVHLLRRITGRLDLMAAEFAAANGLHPTDLRALMHLLDARREEVPATPGWLSGKLALNSASVTALVDRLVRAGYVRRTRDNRDRRRVLLTVQDDAIRLGWSFYGGLITDMVDAMREFDGAELAMARRFLDRIHDVVRADKPTNPSVRLVPLDEATTERLLSVAVHEARPIDVMPVQDGTSTWTPATENAFREFHRAHFHGANGTVMYAVESEGSFTGMIRMARLSQDEAETGMWLGRSARGKGIGTAALRALVAEAAAAGVRTIVADTSTGNAAALGALRTCGATLTHRGDDVRAELPIG; this is encoded by the coding sequence GTGGACGTGGACGACGGGGACGCGGGACTGGAGCTGGTACACCTGCTGCGCCGGATCACCGGCAGACTCGACCTGATGGCCGCGGAGTTCGCCGCCGCCAACGGCCTGCATCCGACGGACCTGCGCGCGCTCATGCACCTGCTCGACGCGCGGCGCGAAGAGGTCCCGGCGACGCCGGGGTGGCTCAGCGGCAAGCTGGCGCTCAACTCGGCCTCGGTCACGGCACTGGTCGACCGCCTGGTCCGCGCGGGCTACGTGCGCAGAACCCGGGACAACCGCGACCGCAGACGGGTCCTGCTCACGGTCCAGGACGACGCCATCCGGCTCGGCTGGTCCTTCTACGGCGGCCTGATCACCGACATGGTCGACGCGATGCGCGAGTTCGACGGAGCCGAGCTGGCCATGGCCCGCCGCTTCCTCGACCGCATCCACGACGTCGTGCGGGCCGACAAACCCACCAACCCCAGCGTCCGGCTGGTGCCCCTCGACGAGGCCACCACCGAACGGCTGCTGAGCGTGGCGGTGCACGAGGCCCGCCCCATCGACGTCATGCCGGTCCAGGACGGCACCAGCACCTGGACCCCGGCAACGGAGAACGCCTTCCGCGAGTTCCACCGCGCCCACTTCCACGGCGCGAACGGGACGGTGATGTACGCGGTCGAGTCCGAGGGCAGCTTCACCGGCATGATCCGCATGGCCCGCCTGTCGCAAGATGAGGCCGAAACCGGCATGTGGCTCGGCCGCTCCGCCCGAGGCAAGGGCATCGGAACGGCCGCCCTGCGAGCCCTGGTCGCCGAAGCCGCCGCCGCGGGGGTCCGCACCATCGTCGCGGACACCTCAACGGGCAACGCGGCCGCGCTCGGGGCCCTGCGCACGTGCGGGGCCACGCTGACCCACCGGGGGGACGACGTTCGGGCGGAACTGCCCATCGGATAA
- a CDS encoding glycosyl hydrolase family 18 protein — protein MSRIRWHLTAAAIAAAAVTFGIVAAPASGAASPTAEFQKTQDWGSGWTGKVTVRNGGSSALTSWVVEFDLPAGTSIPSAWDASLTKTGNHYKFSNLSWNGNVPAGGTASFGFNGSGSGSPSNCTLNGQPCGGGTNPTTTTTTTTTTTKPTTSTTTTTSSSTTTTTSSSTTTTTTTDNPPPGNKLVGYFIQWGVYGRNFHVKNVDTSGSAAKLTHINYAFGNVQNGQCTIGDSYADYDKAYTAADSVDGVADTWDQPLRGNFNQLRKLKKKYPNLKVLWSFGGWTWSGGFGQASKNPAAFADSCYKLVEDPRWADVFDGIDIDWEYPNACGLTCDTSGPDSFKAVTQALRNKFGANNLITAATSADGADGGKLDVADYAGAVQYLDWVMPMTYDFFGAWDTKGPTNPHSPLTAYPGIPKDKWTTEGAINKFKSKGIPASKILLGVGFYGRGWTGVTQATPGGTATGAAPGTYEAGFEDYKVLKTKCPATGTVGGTAYAFCGGNWWGYDTPATIAGKRNWGKAQGLGGSFFWELSGDTSNGELIAALRG, from the coding sequence TTGTCCAGGATCAGATGGCACCTGACCGCGGCGGCCATCGCCGCGGCCGCCGTCACGTTCGGAATCGTGGCAGCGCCAGCCAGTGGCGCCGCTTCGCCCACCGCCGAGTTCCAGAAGACGCAGGACTGGGGCTCCGGCTGGACGGGCAAGGTCACCGTGCGCAACGGTGGCAGCTCGGCGCTGACCAGCTGGGTCGTCGAGTTCGACCTGCCCGCGGGCACCAGCATCCCGTCGGCCTGGGACGCGTCCCTGACCAAGACGGGCAACCACTACAAGTTCTCGAACCTGTCCTGGAACGGCAACGTCCCGGCCGGTGGCACGGCCTCGTTCGGGTTCAACGGCTCCGGTAGCGGCTCGCCGAGCAACTGCACGCTCAACGGTCAGCCGTGCGGCGGTGGCACCAACCCCACCACCACCACGACGACCACGACCACCACCACGAAGCCGACCACGTCGACCACGACCACCACGTCGTCGTCCACCACGACGACCACCTCGTCGTCGACGACCACGACCACCACGACCGACAACCCCCCGCCGGGGAACAAGCTCGTGGGCTACTTCATCCAGTGGGGCGTCTACGGGCGCAACTTCCACGTGAAGAACGTCGACACCAGCGGTTCGGCGGCGAAGCTGACGCACATCAACTACGCGTTCGGCAACGTCCAGAACGGCCAGTGCACCATCGGTGACTCCTACGCCGACTACGACAAGGCCTACACCGCCGCCGACAGCGTCGACGGTGTCGCCGACACGTGGGACCAGCCGCTGCGGGGCAACTTCAACCAGCTGCGCAAGCTGAAGAAGAAGTACCCGAACCTGAAGGTCCTCTGGTCCTTCGGTGGCTGGACCTGGTCCGGTGGCTTCGGCCAGGCGTCGAAGAACCCGGCCGCGTTCGCCGACTCCTGCTACAAGCTGGTCGAGGACCCCCGTTGGGCCGACGTGTTCGACGGCATCGACATCGACTGGGAGTACCCGAACGCCTGTGGTCTGACCTGCGACACCAGCGGTCCGGACTCCTTCAAGGCGGTGACCCAGGCCCTGCGCAACAAGTTCGGCGCGAACAACCTGATCACCGCGGCGACCTCGGCCGACGGTGCCGACGGCGGCAAGCTCGACGTCGCCGACTACGCGGGCGCGGTCCAGTACCTGGACTGGGTCATGCCGATGACCTACGACTTCTTCGGCGCGTGGGACACCAAGGGCCCGACCAACCCGCACTCGCCGCTGACCGCCTACCCCGGTATCCCGAAGGACAAGTGGACCACCGAGGGCGCGATCAACAAGTTCAAGTCGAAGGGCATCCCGGCGAGCAAGATCCTGCTGGGCGTCGGCTTCTACGGCCGCGGCTGGACCGGCGTCACGCAGGCCACCCCGGGTGGCACCGCGACCGGCGCCGCTCCGGGCACCTACGAGGCCGGTTTCGAGGACTACAAGGTCCTCAAGACCAAGTGCCCGGCCACCGGCACCGTCGGTGGCACCGCGTACGCCTTCTGCGGTGGGAACTGGTGGGGCTACGACACCCCCGCCACCATCGCGGGCAAGCGCAACTGGGGCAAGGCGCAGGGTCTCGGCGGCTCCTTCTTCTGGGAGCTCTCCGGTGACACCAGCAACGGTGAGCTGATCGCGGCTCTGCGCGGCTAG
- a CDS encoding glycoside hydrolase family 3 protein: MASRLHALAEGVLLPGFAGTSAPDWVRERLAEGLGGVVLFGRNIVDDEQVAALTAQLRAERADVVIGIDEEGGDVTRLDAATGSTLPGPLALGAAADLGLTAEVGTALGARLAACGVTLDLAPCADLTLTPDDPIIGVRAFGADPYAAAAHVAAYVRGMQSAGVAACAKHFPGHGASTSDSHFTLPVLPRTPEELDAVELVPFRAAIAAGVRSVMTGHLVVPGWGEDPATVNPTAIQDVLRGQLGFTGAVVTDALEMGAVAGHLGNAAGLADAAVRSLRAGADALCIGGEIADADAVAVIVERIVAEVVAGTLSEERLAHAAERTRSLGVPPTGGVAARDEVDLGMTVARKATRTTHLPALSPELVVVDVEVEPTIAAGPVPWGLGPHLVELLPGTRALRVTAAEPGELFELARGREVVVTTRDAHRHPAVLELVAGLVRAATAVVHVETGTPGPELGALGRIDTFGGSRSSLRAAAEVISAAAVSGRARHTNPTGLTDR, translated from the coding sequence ATGGCCTCGCGCTTACACGCGCTCGCCGAGGGTGTGCTGCTGCCCGGATTCGCGGGCACCAGCGCCCCGGACTGGGTGCGGGAGCGGCTGGCCGAGGGCCTGGGCGGGGTGGTGCTGTTCGGGCGCAACATCGTCGACGACGAGCAGGTCGCCGCGCTGACCGCGCAACTGCGGGCCGAGCGCGCCGACGTGGTCATCGGCATCGATGAGGAGGGTGGCGACGTCACCAGGCTCGACGCCGCCACCGGCTCCACGCTGCCCGGACCGCTGGCGCTCGGCGCGGCCGCCGACCTCGGCCTCACCGCCGAGGTCGGCACCGCGCTGGGCGCCAGGCTCGCCGCCTGCGGGGTCACCCTGGACCTCGCGCCGTGCGCGGACCTGACGCTGACCCCGGACGACCCGATCATCGGGGTGCGCGCCTTCGGCGCGGACCCCTACGCCGCGGCCGCGCACGTGGCCGCCTACGTGCGCGGCATGCAGAGCGCGGGCGTCGCGGCCTGCGCCAAGCACTTCCCGGGGCACGGTGCGTCCACTTCGGACTCGCACTTCACCCTGCCGGTGCTGCCGCGCACACCGGAGGAGCTCGACGCGGTGGAGCTCGTCCCGTTCCGCGCGGCGATCGCCGCGGGGGTGCGGTCGGTGATGACCGGGCACCTGGTGGTGCCCGGGTGGGGCGAGGACCCCGCGACGGTCAACCCGACGGCGATCCAGGACGTGCTGCGCGGCCAACTCGGCTTCACCGGGGCGGTGGTCACCGACGCGCTGGAGATGGGCGCGGTGGCCGGGCACCTGGGCAACGCGGCCGGTCTGGCCGACGCCGCGGTGCGGTCGCTGCGGGCCGGGGCGGACGCGCTGTGCATCGGCGGCGAGATCGCCGACGCCGACGCGGTCGCGGTGATCGTCGAGCGGATCGTGGCCGAGGTCGTGGCGGGCACGCTGTCGGAGGAGAGGCTGGCGCACGCGGCCGAGCGCACCCGCTCGCTTGGTGTGCCGCCGACCGGTGGCGTCGCCGCGCGCGACGAGGTGGACCTGGGCATGACCGTGGCGCGCAAGGCCACGCGGACCACCCACCTCCCAGCGTTGTCCCCTGAACTGGTGGTGGTCGACGTGGAAGTCGAGCCGACCATCGCCGCCGGTCCGGTCCCCTGGGGACTGGGCCCGCACCTGGTCGAACTGCTCCCCGGCACGAGGGCCCTGCGGGTGACCGCGGCGGAGCCGGGCGAGCTGTTCGAGCTGGCGCGCGGGCGGGAGGTCGTCGTGACCACCCGTGACGCGCACCGGCACCCCGCGGTGCTCGAACTGGTGGCTGGCCTCGTCCGGGCCGCCACGGCGGTCGTGCACGTGGAAACCGGCACCCCGGGGCCCGAACTGGGCGCCCTGGGCCGGATCGACACGTTCGGCGGCTCGCGCTCGAGCCTGCGCGCGGCGGCGGAGGTGATCAGCGCGGCCGCGGTGTCCGGACGAGCCAGGCACACCAACCCCACCGGTCTCACCGATCGGTGA
- a CDS encoding carbohydrate ABC transporter permease: MLHKSPAQRVALAVFGLVLAGFFLFPTYWMFTTALKTPAQILSPAYDLIPTTATLKNFVNAITKPDFTTFLTNSLIVTLGAVACALAAGLLAAVPLARLRFRGRKGFILLVLIAQLAPLEALFVPMYLIMRDADLLNSLWGLLLVYVAFTLPFTVWTLRGFVKGIPLELEEAAMVDGCGRWGVFTRVTLPLLGPGLVATSVFSFITAWNEFLYALVFMREKDKQTLPVWLSSFKTAFGTDWGGIMAASVIYAIPALIFFLLVQRKLVSGSTAGAVKG, translated from the coding sequence ATGCTGCACAAGTCGCCCGCCCAGCGCGTGGCACTCGCGGTGTTCGGCCTGGTGCTGGCCGGGTTCTTCCTGTTCCCGACCTACTGGATGTTCACCACCGCGCTCAAGACACCGGCGCAGATCCTCTCGCCCGCCTACGACCTGATCCCGACCACGGCGACGCTGAAGAACTTCGTCAACGCCATCACCAAGCCCGACTTCACGACCTTCCTGACCAACAGCCTGATCGTCACCCTCGGCGCGGTCGCCTGCGCCCTGGCGGCCGGGCTGCTGGCCGCGGTGCCGCTGGCGCGGCTGCGCTTCCGGGGCCGCAAGGGCTTCATCCTGCTGGTGCTGATCGCGCAGCTGGCGCCGCTGGAAGCGCTGTTCGTGCCGATGTACCTGATCATGCGCGACGCCGACCTGCTCAACTCGCTGTGGGGTCTGCTGCTGGTCTACGTGGCCTTCACGCTGCCGTTCACGGTGTGGACGCTGCGCGGCTTCGTCAAGGGCATCCCGCTGGAGCTGGAAGAGGCCGCGATGGTCGACGGCTGCGGGCGCTGGGGCGTGTTCACCCGCGTCACGCTGCCGCTGCTTGGCCCCGGCCTGGTCGCCACCTCGGTGTTCAGCTTCATCACCGCGTGGAACGAGTTCCTCTACGCGCTGGTGTTCATGCGGGAGAAGGACAAGCAGACGCTGCCGGTGTGGCTCTCCTCGTTCAAGACCGCGTTCGGCACCGACTGGGGCGGCATCATGGCCGCCTCGGTGATCTACGCGATCCCCGCGCTGATCTTCTTCCTGCTGGTGCAGCGCAAGCTGGTCTCCGGTTCCACGGCCGGGGCGGTGAAGGGCTGA
- a CDS encoding carbohydrate ABC transporter permease → MTSTVDTARSAGTPPPAARPGARRRARRPLSETALPYLMLAPAVLIMLALLAWPALQVLAISLRKLDLGELVRGEVKWVGFDNYTAILTDPEFWVIGLRTVLFTAAVVLTTLLLGLGIAVLMRHLSGWVRGVLQVCLVLAWATPIIATTTVFQWIFDQQYGILNKTLVLIGFDSFKGYSWFTSGTSTLAVIGLLVIWQAVPFIAFTLYAGLVNTPRDLYEAAAIDGASGWAAFRAVSWPSVRPLLTLVTFLSVLWDFKVFTQVWAIRQGGPDGESTTLPVLLYLRGIAASHFGVSAAVAVLMLVVLVAVTWRYMRLLVRSPETEL, encoded by the coding sequence ATGACCTCAACCGTGGACACCGCGCGGTCGGCGGGGACTCCCCCGCCGGCCGCGCGGCCCGGCGCGCGGCGCCGGGCCCGTCGCCCCCTGTCCGAGACAGCCCTCCCCTACCTGATGCTCGCCCCCGCTGTGCTGATCATGCTGGCCCTGCTGGCCTGGCCAGCGCTGCAGGTGCTGGCGATCAGCCTGCGCAAGCTCGACCTCGGTGAACTCGTCCGCGGCGAGGTCAAGTGGGTCGGCTTCGACAACTACACCGCGATCCTGACCGACCCGGAGTTCTGGGTCATCGGGCTGCGCACCGTGCTGTTCACCGCCGCCGTCGTGCTCACCACGCTGCTGCTGGGCCTGGGCATCGCGGTGCTGATGCGACACCTGAGCGGCTGGGTGCGCGGCGTGCTGCAGGTCTGCCTGGTGCTGGCCTGGGCCACCCCGATCATCGCCACCACCACCGTGTTCCAGTGGATCTTCGACCAGCAGTACGGGATCCTGAACAAGACCCTGGTGCTGATCGGGTTCGACTCCTTCAAGGGCTACTCCTGGTTCACCAGCGGCACCTCGACGCTGGCCGTGATCGGCCTGCTGGTGATCTGGCAGGCGGTGCCGTTCATCGCCTTCACCCTCTACGCCGGACTGGTCAACACCCCGAGGGACCTCTACGAGGCCGCCGCGATCGATGGCGCGTCCGGGTGGGCGGCCTTCCGCGCGGTGAGCTGGCCCTCGGTGCGCCCGCTGCTGACCCTGGTGACGTTCCTGTCGGTCCTGTGGGACTTCAAGGTCTTCACCCAGGTCTGGGCGATCCGCCAGGGCGGCCCGGACGGGGAGAGCACGACCCTGCCGGTGCTGCTGTACCTGCGGGGCATCGCGGCGAGCCACTTCGGCGTGTCCGCCGCGGTGGCGGTGCTGATGCTGGTGGTGCTGGTCGCGGTCACCTGGCGGTACATGCGACTGCTGGTCCGCTCACCGGAAACGGAGCTGTAG
- a CDS encoding sugar ABC transporter substrate-binding protein, producing the protein MRSWSKALVGGFAVALAVAGCAGSGGETGTSSSAPAPSGPRTLTVWLMNGSAPTVLTDGLHKEFESSHKDVTVKYEIQQWNGIQDKLTTALASNDAPDVIEIGNTQAPKFASENVLEDLTANTGDFNGANWLSSLKESGSWDGKQYAIPFYAANREVLYRKDLFEQAGITAAPTSREEWLAAIGKLKAKFGSDPDFQALYLPGQNWYTLLSFIWDEGGDIAKKDGTKFTATLDSPEAKAGLDFYKKLVEESGTKAPKDADEQTPEQAGIYGGGKVAMFIGLPWEVATAAKSDPTIKDKTSAFPIPSKTAGKTAPVFQGGSNLAVPANSKDKDLARDYLKLISSDKYQGEFAKVGMIPGTSKDVSALEADPINAAMAKASANGKAVPATPGWATIEAGQNPIKDLLTAFLTGAKPVDQATKDANEALNKAFAG; encoded by the coding sequence GTGAGAAGTTGGTCGAAGGCTTTGGTCGGGGGGTTCGCGGTCGCGCTCGCGGTCGCGGGGTGCGCCGGATCCGGGGGTGAGACGGGGACCTCCTCCTCGGCTCCCGCGCCGTCCGGTCCGCGCACGTTGACCGTGTGGCTGATGAACGGGTCGGCTCCCACCGTGCTGACCGACGGGCTGCACAAGGAGTTCGAGAGCTCGCACAAGGACGTCACCGTCAAGTACGAGATCCAGCAGTGGAACGGCATCCAGGACAAGCTGACCACCGCCCTGGCCAGCAACGACGCGCCTGACGTGATCGAGATCGGCAACACCCAGGCGCCGAAGTTCGCCAGCGAGAACGTGCTGGAGGACCTCACCGCCAACACGGGCGACTTCAACGGCGCCAACTGGCTGAGCAGCCTCAAGGAGTCCGGCTCCTGGGACGGCAAGCAGTACGCCATCCCGTTCTACGCCGCCAACCGCGAGGTGCTCTACCGCAAGGACCTGTTCGAGCAGGCGGGCATCACCGCGGCGCCGACCTCCCGCGAGGAGTGGCTGGCCGCGATCGGCAAGCTGAAGGCCAAGTTCGGCAGCGACCCGGACTTCCAGGCGCTGTACCTGCCCGGCCAGAACTGGTACACCCTGCTGTCGTTCATCTGGGACGAGGGCGGCGACATCGCCAAGAAGGACGGCACCAAGTTCACCGCCACGCTCGACAGCCCGGAGGCCAAGGCGGGCCTGGACTTCTACAAGAAGCTGGTCGAGGAGTCGGGCACCAAGGCGCCCAAGGACGCCGACGAGCAGACCCCGGAGCAGGCGGGCATCTACGGCGGCGGCAAGGTCGCGATGTTCATCGGTCTGCCGTGGGAGGTCGCGACCGCGGCCAAGTCGGACCCGACCATCAAGGACAAGACCTCGGCGTTCCCGATCCCGTCGAAGACCGCTGGCAAGACCGCGCCGGTCTTCCAGGGCGGCTCGAACCTGGCCGTCCCGGCCAACAGCAAGGACAAGGACCTCGCCCGCGACTACCTGAAGCTGATCTCCAGCGACAAGTACCAGGGTGAGTTCGCCAAGGTCGGCATGATCCCCGGCACCTCCAAGGACGTCAGCGCCCTGGAGGCCGACCCGATCAACGCCGCGATGGCCAAGGCGTCGGCCAACGGCAAGGCCGTCCCGGCCACCCCGGGCTGGGCGACCATCGAGGCCGGGCAGAACCCGATCAAGGACCTGCTGACCGCCTTCCTGACCGGTGCCAAGCCGGTCGACCAGGCGACCAAGGACGCCAACGAAGCGCTGAACAAGGCGTTCGCCGGCTAG
- a CDS encoding GntR family transcriptional regulator, with protein MGENLPGDAVENGKKSPRTPKHWELKERLAELLRAVSPGGSLPGERALASEFGVSRTTVRKALAELTAEGRLTRVHGSGTFAGEGKVTQRLQLSSYTEDMRSLGRRPTSSLLDARIGAADPELAALLGIRSGDDVLRLRRLRRADGEPMAIETSRLPLPRFPGLDRYVGDGSLYGVLYQHYGVELGHAEETIETALATPAEAALLGNEAGALMLLLSRHSFDTEGRPVEWVRSVYRGDRYKFVATLVSPQSSDDSVEHRLER; from the coding sequence ATGGGTGAGAACCTGCCTGGCGATGCCGTGGAAAACGGGAAGAAATCGCCTCGAACACCGAAGCACTGGGAGCTCAAGGAGCGCCTGGCCGAGCTGCTGCGCGCGGTCTCCCCCGGGGGGTCGCTGCCCGGCGAGCGGGCGCTGGCCAGCGAGTTCGGCGTCTCCCGCACGACCGTGCGCAAGGCGCTGGCCGAGCTGACCGCCGAGGGCAGGCTGACCAGGGTGCACGGCAGCGGGACCTTCGCAGGCGAGGGCAAGGTGACCCAGCGGCTGCAGCTGTCCTCCTACACCGAGGACATGCGCTCGCTCGGCCGCCGCCCCACGTCGTCGCTGCTCGACGCCCGGATCGGGGCCGCTGACCCGGAGTTGGCCGCCCTGTTGGGCATCCGCTCCGGCGACGACGTGCTGCGCCTGCGCAGGCTGCGCAGGGCCGACGGCGAGCCGATGGCCATCGAGACCTCCCGGCTGCCGCTGCCGCGCTTCCCCGGCCTGGACCGCTACGTCGGCGACGGCTCGCTCTACGGCGTGCTCTACCAGCACTACGGGGTCGAACTGGGGCACGCGGAGGAGACCATCGAGACCGCGCTGGCCACCCCGGCCGAGGCCGCGCTGCTGGGCAACGAGGCCGGTGCGCTGATGCTGCTGCTGTCCCGCCATTCCTTCGACACCGAGGGCCGACCGGTGGAATGGGTGCGGTCGGTATACCGGGGCGACCGTTACAAGTTCGTTGCGACCTTGGTCTCGCCGCAATCGTCGGATGATTCGGTCGAACACCGGTTGGAGCGCTGA